A single genomic interval of Polyangium spumosum harbors:
- a CDS encoding trypsin-like serine peptidase yields the protein MLNRREPRSSPPSSLGARLASGLPWATVFVSTSLLVGCAGPGKRPIATPASHRQAEDRPFVFQPPVDLDVENKVNAVVRIVGDVTCTGTLIAEDLVLTAHHCVSQRDEDGTVQNHDKDPESLTVELGGDDLPWGEVTVRAIVSPDCGYVAGEGDIAILVLSRKLVGVPTLSPRIEEAPSPNEAIYPIGFGRCALSRGPIHRIERSGGPISKVRARDFFAVASVCPGDSGGPAYSPKTQDVVGVVSASVMDGDEMTAAPSIFVRLDAWRELFAAAREIANGTSPSELPPFRSCQR from the coding sequence GTGCTGAACCGACGCGAACCCCGCTCCTCCCCGCCCTCCTCCCTCGGCGCCCGCCTCGCGAGTGGTCTGCCCTGGGCGACCGTCTTCGTCTCCACCTCCCTCCTCGTCGGCTGCGCCGGGCCCGGAAAACGCCCGATCGCGACCCCCGCGTCGCACAGGCAGGCCGAGGATCGCCCCTTCGTCTTCCAGCCGCCCGTGGACCTCGACGTCGAGAACAAGGTCAACGCGGTCGTGCGCATCGTGGGCGACGTGACCTGCACGGGCACGCTCATCGCCGAGGACCTCGTGCTCACGGCGCACCATTGCGTCTCGCAGCGCGACGAGGACGGGACGGTCCAGAACCACGACAAGGACCCGGAGAGCCTCACCGTCGAGCTCGGCGGCGACGACCTGCCCTGGGGCGAGGTGACGGTGCGCGCGATCGTGAGCCCCGACTGCGGCTACGTGGCCGGGGAAGGCGACATCGCCATCCTGGTGCTCTCGCGCAAGCTCGTCGGCGTCCCCACGCTGAGCCCGCGTATCGAGGAGGCGCCCTCGCCGAACGAGGCGATTTACCCGATCGGGTTCGGGAGGTGCGCGCTCTCGCGAGGGCCGATCCACCGGATCGAGCGCTCGGGCGGGCCGATTTCGAAGGTGCGGGCGCGCGACTTCTTCGCGGTCGCCTCGGTTTGCCCCGGCGACTCGGGCGGACCGGCCTACAGCCCGAAGACGCAAGACGTGGTCGGCGTGGTCTCGGCCTCCGTGATGGATGGCGACGAGATGACGGCGGCGCCCTCGATCTTCGTGCGGCTCGACGCGTGGCGCGAGCTCTTCGCCGCCGCCCGGGAGATCGCGAACGGGACGAGCCCGAGCGAGCTGCCGCCCTTCCGGAGCTGCCAGCGTTAG
- a CDS encoding B12-binding domain-containing radical SAM protein: MSRDVTVATIRRRLAGEVGRLDKHAPWRVALAYPSPYHTGMSSLGFLQVYKSIQNEPDMAADRAFLPDDDHGPRAMPITYEALRPLRDYPVIAMSVAYELECAGVVRLLEASNIAALREERSPRDPFILAGGPLTNSNPLPLAAFADAIVMGEADTLAVDVLRILRDTPSREDALDLLAKTPHVFVPSRHGASMPPIAQCDDELLPAWAPIRTPETELSNMFLIETERGCSRGCAYCVMRRSTNGGMRIVPKEKILGLIPEDTRRVGLVGAAVSDHPKIVEIVRTLTDRGCEVGLSSLRPDKLSDEFVGALKAAGYRTLTTAMDGTSERVREILDRRARIRHLERAAEMARKHGMPRMKLYLMIGVPGEADEDVDECVQFITQLSQKVPIALGIAPFCPKRNTPLANAPYAGIDVVNARLDRLRRGLKGRADVRSTSAKWAWVEAVLAQGGEPEGRALLQAVHEGGTFAAYKRAFEALAPRPKKPKKSLSVITSA, encoded by the coding sequence ATGTCACGTGACGTCACCGTGGCGACCATCCGGCGGCGGCTCGCCGGGGAGGTCGGCCGCCTCGACAAACACGCGCCCTGGCGCGTCGCGCTCGCCTACCCGTCGCCCTACCACACGGGCATGAGCTCGCTCGGCTTCTTGCAGGTCTACAAGTCGATCCAGAACGAGCCCGACATGGCCGCGGATCGCGCCTTCTTGCCCGACGACGATCACGGGCCGCGCGCCATGCCCATCACGTACGAAGCGCTCCGGCCGCTGCGCGACTACCCCGTGATCGCCATGAGCGTCGCCTACGAGCTCGAGTGCGCGGGCGTCGTCCGCCTGCTCGAAGCCTCGAACATCGCGGCGCTGCGCGAGGAGCGCTCGCCGCGGGATCCCTTCATCCTCGCCGGCGGCCCGCTGACGAACTCGAACCCGCTGCCGCTCGCGGCCTTCGCCGACGCCATCGTCATGGGCGAGGCCGACACGCTCGCCGTCGACGTCCTGCGCATCCTGCGCGACACGCCCTCCCGCGAGGACGCGCTCGACCTGCTCGCGAAGACCCCGCACGTCTTCGTCCCCTCGCGCCACGGCGCCTCCATGCCCCCGATCGCGCAGTGTGACGACGAGCTCTTGCCCGCATGGGCCCCGATCCGCACGCCCGAGACCGAGCTCTCGAACATGTTCCTCATCGAGACCGAGCGCGGCTGCTCGCGCGGCTGCGCGTATTGCGTGATGCGCCGCTCGACGAACGGCGGCATGCGCATCGTCCCCAAGGAAAAGATCCTCGGCCTCATCCCCGAGGACACGCGCCGCGTCGGCCTCGTCGGCGCCGCCGTCAGTGATCACCCGAAGATCGTGGAGATCGTCCGCACCTTGACCGACCGCGGCTGCGAGGTCGGCCTCTCCAGCCTGCGACCGGACAAGCTCAGCGACGAGTTCGTCGGCGCGCTCAAGGCGGCCGGCTACCGCACGCTCACCACCGCGATGGACGGCACGAGCGAGCGCGTGCGCGAGATCCTCGACCGCCGCGCGCGTATCCGCCACCTCGAGCGCGCGGCCGAGATGGCGCGCAAGCACGGCATGCCGCGCATGAAGCTCTACTTGATGATCGGCGTGCCCGGCGAGGCCGACGAGGACGTCGACGAGTGCGTCCAGTTCATCACGCAGCTCTCGCAGAAGGTGCCCATCGCGCTCGGCATCGCGCCCTTCTGCCCGAAGCGCAACACGCCGCTCGCGAACGCGCCCTACGCCGGCATCGACGTCGTCAACGCGCGCCTCGATCGGCTCCGCCGCGGCCTCAAGGGCCGGGCCGACGTGCGCTCGACGAGCGCGAAGTGGGCGTGGGTCGAGGCCGTGCTCGCGCAGGGCGGCGAGCCCGAGGGGCGCGCGCTGCTCCAGGCGGTGCACGAGGGCGGCACCTTCGCCGCCTACAAGCGCGCCTTCGAGGCGCTCGCCCCCAGGCCGAAGAAGCCGAAGAAAAGCCTCTCCGTGATCACCAGCGCATGA
- the lepB gene encoding signal peptidase I yields the protein MQKFGKALGYTVLGLVVVLVLLRVILFKTWTVPTLPRLSASVAPTLDGGDFVLLLTRGTPGFGDLVRCKDPEDPTQYVVGRIVGVEGDKVEVTGRSVEINGKRYNPVQACPTRKYETVHPNTDAEVELECGVVEMGGGWFYRGQTKTRTSPMNFKAEVGEGMVFLLSDNIDLYDDSREFGTLERASCKERVVFRFVGKNGWGDADARMTVIR from the coding sequence ATGCAGAAGTTCGGCAAAGCGCTCGGCTATACCGTCCTCGGCCTGGTCGTCGTCCTCGTGCTCTTGCGGGTGATCCTGTTCAAGACCTGGACCGTGCCGACCCTGCCGCGGCTCTCGGCGTCGGTGGCCCCCACGCTCGACGGGGGGGACTTCGTGCTCCTCTTGACCCGGGGCACGCCGGGCTTCGGCGACCTCGTCCGCTGCAAGGACCCCGAAGATCCGACCCAGTACGTGGTCGGCCGCATCGTCGGCGTCGAGGGCGACAAGGTCGAGGTCACCGGGCGGAGCGTGGAGATCAACGGCAAGCGCTACAACCCCGTCCAGGCCTGCCCGACGCGCAAGTACGAGACCGTGCACCCGAACACCGACGCCGAGGTCGAGCTCGAGTGTGGCGTCGTGGAGATGGGCGGCGGCTGGTTTTACCGCGGGCAGACGAAGACCAGGACGAGCCCCATGAACTTCAAGGCCGAGGTGGGCGAGGGCATGGTCTTCCTGCTCAGCGACAACATCGACCTCTACGACGATTCTCGCGAGTTCGGTACGCTGGAGCGCGCTTCGTGCAAGGAGCGCGTGGTCTTCCGGTTCGTCGGCAAGAACGGCTGGGGCGACGCGGACGCCCGCATGACCGTCATCCGCTGA
- a CDS encoding FHA domain-containing protein, which produces MEQARNYVCRSCSSGVPSGHKFCGRCGTAVPMEILNAQTLFFGDMQNPAKAKLILIRGEGMDGLSFHLKAEQHIVGRNGQLVFPDDPFVSPKHANFFYRDGKLVVRDEGSLNGVYIRVRGTVDIVPSDTFLAGEQLFRLDSSPKPSDGADPDGTYFYSSPKHPSPFRLTQILQGGAVGMTVCARGSSLQIGREGGDLNFPGDLYMSGSHCRIEESGGRFSLTDLNSRNGTYVRIKSERELGHGDYLFIGRKLLRVELNTN; this is translated from the coding sequence ATGGAGCAAGCCCGTAACTACGTCTGCCGTTCCTGTTCGAGCGGCGTCCCCTCGGGCCACAAGTTCTGCGGGAGGTGCGGGACGGCCGTCCCGATGGAGATCCTCAACGCGCAGACGCTCTTCTTCGGGGACATGCAGAACCCGGCGAAGGCGAAGCTCATCCTCATCCGCGGCGAAGGCATGGATGGCCTCTCCTTCCACCTCAAGGCCGAGCAGCACATCGTCGGCCGGAACGGTCAGCTCGTCTTCCCCGACGATCCGTTCGTCTCGCCGAAACACGCGAACTTCTTCTACCGAGACGGCAAGCTCGTCGTGCGCGACGAGGGCTCGCTGAACGGCGTGTACATCCGCGTGCGCGGCACGGTCGACATCGTCCCGAGCGACACGTTCCTCGCCGGCGAGCAGCTCTTCCGCCTCGACTCGAGCCCCAAGCCCTCCGACGGCGCAGACCCGGACGGCACCTACTTCTACTCGTCGCCGAAGCACCCGAGCCCGTTCCGCCTCACGCAGATCCTGCAGGGCGGCGCCGTGGGCATGACGGTGTGCGCGCGTGGCTCGTCCCTGCAGATCGGGCGCGAGGGCGGCGATCTGAACTTCCCCGGTGACCTCTACATGTCCGGCTCGCACTGCCGCATCGAGGAGAGCGGCGGGCGCTTCTCGCTGACGGACCTCAACAGCCGCAACGGGACGTACGTGCGCATCAAGAGCGAGCGCGAGCTCGGGCACGGCGACTACCTCTTCATCGGCCGCAAGCTCCTGCGCGTCGAGCTCAACACGAACTAG
- a CDS encoding TlpA family protein disulfide reductase has protein sequence MKSGTVLQILFIVAAAIAVFGFVTAAKNDQVRASCTAMCGLGPAYAGRDRLAPDFELPDLDGKPVRLSSFRGKVVFLNFWTETCGPCKEEMPSLANFARVLRGRKDMVLVTVTIDEDRTKVRDLLRVLLDGDAPFPVLFDADSEIVAGKYGTKLFPETWVIDKNGIIRARFDGARDWSEASAVEIGEMLKKPAGPILDFGCPVEFIQGVPRGKHASLCMDDS, from the coding sequence ATGAAGTCGGGAACGGTCCTTCAGATCCTCTTCATCGTGGCCGCGGCCATCGCCGTCTTCGGCTTCGTCACGGCGGCGAAGAACGATCAGGTCCGCGCGAGCTGCACCGCCATGTGTGGCCTCGGCCCCGCGTACGCCGGCCGCGATCGCCTCGCGCCCGACTTCGAGTTGCCCGACCTCGACGGCAAGCCCGTGCGGCTCTCGTCGTTCCGCGGCAAGGTCGTCTTCCTCAACTTCTGGACCGAGACCTGCGGCCCCTGCAAGGAGGAGATGCCCTCGCTCGCGAACTTCGCGCGCGTGCTCCGCGGCCGCAAGGACATGGTCCTCGTCACCGTCACGATCGACGAGGACCGCACGAAGGTGCGCGACCTCCTGCGTGTCCTGCTCGACGGCGATGCGCCCTTCCCCGTGCTCTTCGACGCGGACTCGGAGATCGTCGCGGGCAAGTACGGCACGAAGCTCTTCCCCGAGACCTGGGTGATCGACAAGAACGGCATCATCCGCGCTCGCTTCGACGGCGCGCGTGACTGGTCCGAGGCGAGCGCCGTCGAGATCGGCGAGATGCTCAAGAAGCCCGCGGGCCCGATCCTCGACTTCGGTTGCCCCGTCGAGTTCATCCAGGGCGTGCCGCGCGGCAAGCACGCTTCGTTGTGCATGGACGACTCGTGA
- a CDS encoding S1 family peptidase: MSPCPPRARLALFLGALALVGCGDMSQGSPEGDVSEAELEINGGYLDDKDTAVVGIYAMNLGGICTGSLLAPNMVLTARHCISQINNNDGSVQCGVTKFAPPVAASNYLVTTHPEVSQDPSAYRAAKEVVLLPSGDDFCGQDQAILILAENIPESEAKPLVPRVDDPLVTGETYSAVGYGATDGAGNGAGQRRRRDDLTITCVTEECPQFQVTETEWMGNAGVCQGDSGGPAIDLQNRVIGVTSRGGFNCSSPIYGYVKAWDQWIKDTAIKAAEMGGYPVPGWANGAPTHPDYSYTPGDACNEPADCASGRCVNDGNEQYCTRLCNEKAPCPEGWYCDSDSAGQGVCFKQTSETPGGGWGDEDEGDGPALSQDSSCSMSADPTKPVPWRGGLFALALVVLGLRRRAR, translated from the coding sequence ATGTCCCCTTGTCCGCCCCGCGCTCGTTTGGCCCTGTTTCTCGGCGCTCTCGCGCTCGTCGGTTGCGGCGACATGTCGCAAGGCTCGCCGGAGGGCGACGTCTCGGAGGCCGAGCTCGAGATCAACGGCGGCTATCTGGATGACAAGGACACCGCGGTCGTCGGGATTTACGCGATGAACCTCGGCGGCATCTGCACCGGCTCGCTGCTCGCGCCGAACATGGTGCTCACGGCGCGCCACTGCATCTCGCAGATCAACAACAACGATGGCTCGGTCCAGTGCGGCGTCACCAAGTTCGCCCCGCCGGTCGCGGCGTCGAACTACCTCGTCACGACCCATCCCGAGGTCTCGCAAGACCCCTCCGCCTACCGCGCCGCGAAGGAGGTCGTGCTCCTGCCGAGCGGCGACGACTTCTGCGGTCAGGATCAGGCGATCCTGATCCTCGCGGAGAACATCCCCGAATCGGAGGCCAAGCCCCTCGTGCCCCGCGTCGACGACCCGCTCGTCACGGGCGAGACGTACTCCGCGGTCGGGTACGGCGCGACGGACGGCGCGGGCAACGGCGCGGGTCAGCGGCGTCGCCGCGACGATCTCACGATCACGTGCGTCACTGAAGAGTGCCCGCAGTTCCAGGTCACCGAGACCGAGTGGATGGGCAACGCCGGCGTCTGCCAGGGCGACAGCGGCGGGCCCGCGATCGACCTGCAAAACCGCGTCATCGGCGTGACCTCGCGCGGCGGCTTCAACTGCTCGAGCCCGATCTACGGCTACGTCAAGGCCTGGGATCAGTGGATCAAGGACACGGCGATCAAAGCCGCGGAGATGGGCGGTTATCCCGTACCCGGATGGGCGAACGGCGCGCCCACGCACCCCGACTACTCGTACACGCCCGGCGACGCCTGCAACGAGCCCGCCGACTGCGCCTCGGGTCGATGCGTGAACGACGGCAACGAGCAGTACTGCACGCGCCTCTGCAACGAGAAGGCGCCGTGCCCCGAGGGCTGGTACTGCGACAGCGACAGCGCCGGCCAAGGCGTCTGCTTCAAGCAGACGAGCGAGACGCCCGGCGGCGGCTGGGGCGACGAGGACGAAGGCGACGGCCCCGCGCTCTCGCAAGACAGCTCCTGCAGCATGAGCGCCGATCCGACGAAGCCCGTTCCCTGGCGCGGCGGCCTCTTCGCGCTCGCGCTCGTCGTGCTCGGTCTGCGGCGCCGCGCGCGGTGA
- a CDS encoding GbsR/MarR family transcriptional regulator, producing the protein MTPRRPADLDGEPSAPDERVVAARQALLEGVGAEIAASFPGITRLGGQVVAALYLADSPRSMDELSMELGRSKSNIFANLRGLEAAGIIERRRESGARHDSYTLRGKYPDVIIGAYLARLRRVVQDKRALSRRALGLLGDAQGDEASALRKRLDDLSRKYDLFAELMDRYVPNTDGPVDLERLIALVPEPVLRALTTAVKAAFSVADTLGAARDEAARRNHRKR; encoded by the coding sequence ATGACGCCCCGCAGGCCAGCCGATCTGGACGGAGAACCAAGCGCGCCCGACGAACGCGTCGTCGCCGCGCGGCAAGCGTTGCTCGAAGGCGTGGGCGCCGAGATCGCCGCCTCCTTCCCTGGCATCACGCGGCTCGGCGGGCAGGTCGTCGCCGCGCTTTACCTCGCCGACAGCCCGCGCTCGATGGACGAGCTCTCGATGGAGCTCGGTCGTTCGAAGAGCAACATCTTCGCGAACCTGCGTGGCCTCGAGGCCGCCGGCATCATCGAGCGCCGCCGCGAGTCCGGCGCGCGGCACGACTCCTACACGCTGCGGGGCAAGTACCCCGACGTGATCATCGGCGCCTACCTCGCGCGCCTTCGCCGCGTCGTGCAGGACAAACGCGCCCTCTCGCGCCGCGCGCTCGGCCTGCTCGGCGACGCGCAGGGCGACGAGGCGAGCGCGCTGCGCAAGCGCCTCGACGACCTCTCGCGCAAGTACGACCTCTTCGCCGAGCTGATGGACCGCTACGTCCCGAACACGGACGGCCCGGTCGACCTCGAGCGCCTCATCGCCCTCGTCCCCGAGCCCGTCCTCCGCGCGCTCACCACGGCCGTCAAAGCCGCCTTCTCCGTCGCCGACACGCTCGGCGCGGCCCGCGACGAAGCCGCGCGCCGCAACCACCGCAAGCGCTGA
- a CDS encoding DNA internalization-related competence protein ComEC/Rec2 produces MTDKLLLTALALAAGSALARAPLPAALAAVMSLFLLRRHLERWALAGLVITLALGALRARAAIDEAAALHARVTEALGPPGRCEGEAIVLRSPVVQRDRGERAPPGEERGEARIEVEIVSGACERGPIVEPLRARLHGAPEDLARGDRVRLVADLAPVHLFLNESLPDPRPSIARSGVAASGGLVDLEHVSRGERLPAWIDRARAHVRRRIEATFHPEAEPLARALVLGETDLHDADNEAFRRSGLSHLLAVSGTHLVLAVAGLAAAARALLLRVTPLSARFDVGRVSAALAIPTSWLYADFAGGSGSALRAAGMLSVVMLVRALGLRPSGVRAFGGSLLLAALLDPLVGSDPSFVLSAAATAGLLGLDRPIAARLVRGPAPLRFVLRPIATTLAAMTGCTPFLAMMTPSLPLLGILANLVAAPIGELAALPVCLLHAALAWAPPVERGAALLGSGALVAVRAVARVTSDLGGIVTFPPPTPSQLAAVAVTALAAALVKGRVRRGVALALGFAALLVLEHAAAFAGSSKGVLRVRALDVGQGDSILVDLPDGKTMLIDGGGFMGSPVDTGTRVVLPVLRALRKERVDVVVLSHPHPDHFGGLVSTLPAVEVGELWDTGQGEEHGAGPTYRSMLADLRRRGVPIRRPDTLCGKHVIGGATIEVLAPCPGFAPDESANDNSFVLRITYGSRSALLVGDAEAAAERALVAKDPAALRADLLKLGHHGSRTSTTPPFLDAVRPSVALVCSGVRNRYGHPDPGVLASLATRGVTIARTDRGGDVVWETNGEAVHLSRPSAR; encoded by the coding sequence GTGACCGACAAGCTCCTGCTCACCGCGCTCGCGCTCGCGGCCGGATCCGCCCTCGCGCGCGCGCCGCTGCCCGCCGCGCTCGCGGCCGTGATGTCGCTGTTTCTGCTGCGCCGTCACCTCGAACGCTGGGCCCTCGCGGGCCTCGTGATCACGCTCGCCCTCGGCGCGCTGCGCGCCCGCGCCGCGATCGACGAGGCCGCGGCCTTGCACGCCCGCGTGACCGAGGCGCTCGGCCCTCCAGGTCGCTGCGAAGGCGAGGCGATCGTGCTGCGTTCGCCGGTGGTGCAGAGGGATCGCGGCGAGCGCGCGCCGCCCGGCGAGGAGCGCGGCGAGGCCCGCATCGAGGTGGAGATCGTGAGCGGCGCCTGCGAACGTGGCCCGATCGTCGAGCCGCTCCGCGCGAGGCTCCACGGCGCGCCCGAGGACCTCGCGCGGGGTGACCGCGTGCGCCTCGTCGCGGACCTCGCGCCGGTCCATCTCTTCCTGAACGAGAGCCTGCCCGACCCGCGCCCATCCATCGCGCGGAGCGGCGTCGCCGCGTCGGGCGGGCTCGTGGACCTCGAACACGTCTCCCGCGGCGAGCGTCTCCCCGCCTGGATCGATCGAGCCCGCGCCCACGTGCGCCGGCGCATCGAGGCGACCTTCCACCCCGAAGCCGAGCCGCTCGCGCGTGCCCTCGTCCTCGGCGAGACCGACCTCCACGACGCCGACAACGAGGCCTTTCGCCGGAGCGGTTTGTCCCACCTGCTCGCGGTCTCCGGCACGCACCTCGTCCTCGCCGTCGCGGGCCTCGCGGCCGCCGCGCGCGCCTTGCTCCTGCGCGTCACGCCCCTCTCGGCGCGCTTCGACGTCGGGCGCGTGTCCGCGGCGCTCGCGATCCCCACCTCGTGGCTCTACGCCGATTTTGCGGGCGGCAGCGGCTCGGCCCTGCGCGCGGCCGGCATGCTCTCCGTGGTCATGCTCGTGCGCGCGCTCGGCCTCAGGCCGAGCGGCGTGCGCGCCTTCGGCGGCTCGCTCCTCCTCGCGGCGCTGCTCGATCCGCTCGTCGGCAGCGACCCTTCGTTCGTGCTCTCCGCCGCGGCGACGGCGGGCCTGCTCGGGCTCGACAGGCCCATCGCCGCGCGCCTCGTGCGAGGCCCCGCGCCCCTCCGCTTCGTGCTGCGGCCCATCGCCACCACGCTCGCCGCGATGACCGGCTGCACGCCCTTCCTCGCGATGATGACGCCCTCCTTGCCGCTGCTCGGCATCCTCGCGAACCTCGTCGCCGCGCCGATCGGCGAGCTCGCGGCGCTGCCCGTTTGCCTCCTGCACGCCGCGCTCGCGTGGGCGCCGCCCGTCGAGCGAGGCGCGGCCCTGCTCGGCTCGGGCGCGCTCGTCGCCGTGCGCGCGGTCGCCCGCGTGACGAGTGACCTCGGCGGCATCGTCACCTTCCCGCCGCCCACGCCTTCCCAGCTCGCGGCCGTCGCCGTCACCGCGCTCGCGGCGGCGCTCGTGAAGGGCCGCGTCCGCCGCGGCGTGGCCCTCGCGCTCGGCTTCGCCGCGCTCCTCGTGCTGGAGCACGCCGCCGCGTTTGCTGGGAGCTCCAAGGGAGTGCTGCGCGTCCGCGCCCTCGACGTGGGCCAGGGTGATTCGATCCTCGTCGACCTTCCCGACGGAAAGACCATGCTCATCGACGGCGGCGGCTTCATGGGCAGCCCCGTCGACACGGGCACGCGGGTCGTGCTCCCCGTGCTGCGCGCGCTGCGCAAGGAGCGCGTCGACGTGGTCGTCCTCTCGCACCCGCACCCGGACCATTTCGGCGGCCTCGTCTCCACGTTGCCCGCGGTCGAGGTCGGCGAGCTCTGGGACACGGGCCAGGGCGAAGAACACGGCGCCGGCCCCACGTACCGATCCATGCTCGCGGATCTACGCCGCCGCGGCGTACCGATCCGCAGGCCCGACACGCTCTGCGGCAAACACGTGATCGGCGGCGCCACCATCGAGGTCCTCGCCCCCTGCCCCGGCTTCGCCCCCGACGAGAGCGCGAACGACAACTCCTTCGTCCTGCGCATCACCTACGGCAGCCGCTCCGCGTTGCTCGTCGGCGACGCGGAGGCCGCGGCCGAGCGCGCGCTCGTCGCGAAGGACCCCGCTGCCCTGCGCGCCGATCTGCTCAAGCTCGGCCACCACGGCAGCCGCACCTCCACGACGCCGCCCTTCCTCGACGCCGTCCGCCCGAGCGTCGCCCTCGTCTGCTCCGGCGTACGCAACCGCTATGGCCACCCCGATCCCGGCGTCCTCGCGTCCCTGGCCACGCGCGGCGTCACGATCGCCCGGACCGACCGGGGCGGCGACGTCGTCTGGGAGACCAACGGCGAGGCCGTCCACCTCTCGCGCCCCTCCGCCCGTTGA
- the proB gene encoding glutamate 5-kinase, translating into MVEPGAVDPSHPRVLLAKTRRVILKIGSKSLTGDAWDRLAEDVAAYRGGHGKRGARSVVIVSSGAIAHGIQKLGLKSRPKDIAWLQAAAAAGQSILMQRYEEAFDKVGIPVAQVLLTHADLADRARTNNARGALGALLEAGCVPIINENDAVAVEEIKFGDNDQLASMVAPLVDADLLLLLSDVEGLLDAGGRRVPLVRSIATEARPLAGGSTSGVGTGGMTSKVEAARRATLAGAHVVIAHAREPGILGRVVGGEDVGTFFPAVPQRLSARKHWIAYTLRPRGAILVDRGAAEAICARNRSILAVGVLGVRGTFQPGDAVSVVDPDGREIARGLCRLSPSDAARVAGQKREEDGEEIVVIHRDDLVVLPGE; encoded by the coding sequence ATGGTTGAGCCGGGCGCCGTCGACCCTTCCCATCCCCGCGTGCTGCTCGCCAAGACGCGGCGCGTGATCCTCAAGATCGGCTCGAAGAGCCTCACCGGCGACGCCTGGGACCGCCTCGCCGAGGACGTCGCCGCCTACCGGGGGGGCCACGGCAAGCGTGGCGCGCGTAGCGTCGTCATCGTCTCGAGCGGCGCCATCGCCCACGGCATCCAGAAGCTCGGCTTGAAGAGCCGCCCCAAGGACATCGCCTGGCTGCAGGCCGCCGCCGCCGCGGGCCAATCGATCCTCATGCAGCGTTACGAGGAGGCCTTCGACAAGGTCGGCATCCCCGTCGCGCAGGTCCTCCTCACGCACGCCGACCTCGCCGACCGCGCCCGCACGAACAACGCCCGCGGCGCGCTCGGCGCGTTGCTCGAGGCGGGCTGCGTCCCGATCATCAACGAAAACGACGCCGTCGCCGTCGAGGAGATCAAGTTCGGCGACAACGACCAGCTCGCGAGTATGGTCGCGCCCCTCGTCGACGCCGACCTCTTGCTCTTGCTCTCCGACGTCGAGGGCTTGCTCGACGCCGGGGGCCGCCGCGTCCCGCTCGTGCGCAGCATCGCCACGGAGGCGCGCCCGCTCGCGGGTGGCTCGACCTCGGGCGTCGGCACGGGTGGCATGACCAGCAAGGTCGAGGCCGCGCGCCGGGCGACCCTCGCGGGTGCACACGTCGTCATCGCCCACGCCCGCGAGCCTGGCATCCTCGGGCGCGTCGTCGGGGGCGAGGACGTCGGCACCTTCTTCCCTGCCGTCCCGCAGCGCTTGAGCGCCCGCAAGCACTGGATCGCCTACACCTTGCGTCCACGCGGCGCGATCCTGGTCGACCGTGGCGCGGCCGAGGCCATTTGCGCGCGGAACCGCAGCATCCTCGCGGTGGGCGTGCTCGGCGTGCGCGGCACGTTCCAGCCTGGGGACGCCGTCTCCGTCGTCGACCCCGACGGCCGCGAGATCGCGCGTGGGCTCTGCCGCCTGTCACCGTCCGACGCGGCGCGGGTGGCGGGGCAGAAGCGGGAGGAGGATGGGGAGGAGATCGTGGTCATCCATCGGGACGACCTGGTGGTGCTGCCGGGGGAGTGA